The DNA region CCTGTATCTTATGGGGACCAGGATTGCCACCGGATAATACTGGAGAGTCTTTAGGTTCTACCGCTACAATCTTTATATTTGGATTTTTGGCTTTGAGAACTTCGCCTACTCCGGTTATGGTACCACCTGTGCCAACACCACCTACAAATATATCTACTTTACCATCAGTATCTCTCCATATCTCTTCGGCAGTAGTTTGTCTATGGATTTGTGGATTAGCAGGATTTGAAAATTGAGCCGGTATAAATGCATTCGGAGTTTTTGAAGCCAATTCCTCTGCCTTTTTAATCGCACCCTTCATACCTTCAGCACCAGGGGTTAAAACTAGTTCGGCTCCATATGCCTTTAATAGTTTTCTCCGTTCTATACTCATGGTATCTGGCATTACAAGTATTATTTTGTATCCCTTTGACGCTGCCACAAAAGCTAGTGCTATACCCGTATTACCACTTGTAGGCTCTATTATAATGCTATCCCCTTTGAGTAGGCCCCTCTCCTCTGCATCCTTTATCATGGCATAGCCTATCCTATCCTTTACACTGCCGGCAGGGTTAAAATATTCAAGTTTTCCAATTATCCTTGCTGACAATGCATTTTTTCTATTATAGTTTGACA from Xylanivirga thermophila includes:
- the cysK gene encoding cysteine synthase A gives rise to the protein MSKIAENLTDLIGDTPLLELSNYNRKNALSARIIGKLEYFNPAGSVKDRIGYAMIKDAEERGLLKGDSIIIEPTSGNTGIALAFVAASKGYKIILVMPDTMSIERRKLLKAYGAELVLTPGAEGMKGAIKKAEELASKTPNAFIPAQFSNPANPQIHRQTTAEEIWRDTDGKVDIFVGGVGTGGTITGVGEVLKAKNPNIKIVAVEPKDSPVLSGGNPGPHKIQGIGAGFIPDVLNTSIIDEVFTVENGQAFDTVKALAHTEGLLVGISSGAAVFAATEIGKRRENVGKSIVALLPDNGERYLSTALFQEN